From the genome of Neomonachus schauinslandi unplaced genomic scaffold, ASM220157v2 HiC_scaffold_791, whole genome shotgun sequence:
AATCAGGCCAGCGCTGGGGATCAGGACATGTTTAGTAAGGaaattgttttgttctttctagaGCTGAACTTTTTGTGTCTCTTAATTCTCTCTGGATATGCCtctgaatttttgtttatattgcaTGTGAATTGAGTCTAAACaatgaagaaaagttaaaaatacaaagtgAACAGGGATTTCAGGAGCCGCTAATATTCAGTGTCTGAACTCACTTGTACTTGTCTGTTGCTTCTTCGATTCCTTTCAGATTGTCCACGGCAGCGGACAGCTGACTCTCTGTTGCCTCCAGGTCGCAGCGGGTCTTTGCAACCTTCCTAAGACAGGAAAGGTATAGACATGGTCCAGTAGCCAAGGTCCAGAAGTTCTGCCGTCATTCCTCCAGCACACTGGATGGCCTAGATTCCAACGTCCCTCATAAATGCACAGACTGACAACACAAGGAGGGAAACGAACTGAAGGTCCCATTTAGggttaaagaaaaatcaaactctGGATGCTGCCAAGTCCCTTGCAATCGGAGCTGTCTTTACACTTCCCTACTTCATTATCAAGTCCTCAAGTAACATTGCAGTTTGTGTCCTCTCAGAGTTGGTCTTTTGTCGGAGACGGTGAAGACTCCTTTCAGTTCAAAGTGAAAATCCAAGCCTGACCAACTATAGGATGAAGCAGGGGACCATCGTTAGTCTTACACCTCCATGGGGAGCCCTGATCCTCAGACCAAGGCTGTGCCTGGTCTCTCGGGCAATCCTTCAGCAAATGCTTTCTGGAGCGGCTGTAACggagtggctcagttggaaggTGTAGAAGACAGAAAGGTGGTCAGGACACTGTacccacccccaaaagaaatttcCAATGAACTGAACCAAGATGCCAATGACAcagagcagcccccacccccactgtgggAAGGAATAACACAAAGCTGAGTCTCCAGGGAAGACAGGGAACAGTTTGGCTTTTCAACGTGAATGAGGGACTCGAAGGTCCTGATCTCCtcctgagaaaagaaaggaaacactgGACAAAAGAGCAAACTCGTGAGGGAATGCACCCAATTTCTAAAGAGTACAGGAAGAAACACGAGAACCAGATGGAGAAGAAGGAAGCCTAGGAGAAAGCCAGCCTGGCAGTGGGAGCCAATCTCCCCAGGACACATCAATACATTCTGGAACAGGCAAGCGGACTGTAAAGAAGCTGAACAACTTTATGGGCATGGGCTTAGAAGGAAACGAGTGAAGTTCAGGGTCAGCCAGCCAAGGTGAGCCCTCGTGAACCCGCAGGCTTTGGCTGGGACCCGGGAGAGTTACACCTAAAAAAAATCTGGTGGATGGGAAATACCCTGGCCTTCTTAGGGACTGGGCGACAGTGAGTGATGTCAGTTGTATACTGGATGAAGGCATCCAGGACTGCTGGAGCCCCAACCCACTTTCCACAAGGAGACTCCCAGTGTTTCTGCAGCAAGACAATTCCATTTTTCTATCCCCATTATTGACCCAAGTCTCGTACTGAACCAAAAGTGACTGAATTCAGGGCTCATAAGAACATGTGATGACACGGAAACCAAAAGGACAAGGCAGACAGACCCAGAGGGGACCCAGGTATCAAAGGTTTTAAGGATGGTACCTTCCCTCTTCTACTCCAAGGAGTCACACAACAAGCGTGACAAGCAGTTAGAACACAAAGGGAAATGCAGGTCACACACATCAAGGCAGCAAGGGCAGGCACAATTCTACAGAATGCATTTGGCAAAACTACTCTAGATCCAATtctaaaagaaatacaattatctaGACTGGCCGTCACCTAAATTCATACAACAGTATTTGTGACAATTCACACAAGAATAGCTTACTCTTCGGCAGCCGCTTGTCTTTGTTTAGAGAAATCCACCACGATATCCACTTTCCTCCTCAGCATTTTCAATTCGGCTTCTTGAGTTGTTTTCAAAGAACTCAGGGCATTGCAATGGTCTTCCAACAATCGTCGACGTTCTGGAAAGGAtgagttttcttttgtgtgtgtatgtgcacatgacCGGAGAACTTCGGTTTGATAGGGAAAGGAGAAGGGCAAGACCTTGAAGGCAGGAAGGcattccttcccttcccagtgCAAACTCATTGCCACCATAGGCGGACTTCTTCCCCCAAAATAACATACCCTGCAGTTCTCGTTTTTTGGCCCTAAAGGCTCTCTGCTCTCCATCCTCGAATGCATCTTGGGCCTTCAAGACAGATATGAGAAAAGACATTCAGGAAATCATGATCACAGAACAACGTGAGGGCGCCTAACAGGACAGGATCATGCAGTGCAACAAAGAAAGCCCTTAAGGCATAATGGAACAAGGAGGAAGTAAGCAAAGTGGAAAATAGTTCACGTCAAAGAACTCACAAATGACTTTCTGAGTGgctttcattcatatatatatatccacatacatacatatatacacatcttccCCTATTCACATTGAAAATGCTCTGTTTGGCATTAAGAGAGGAAGGGACGGCACAGTTGGGCCAGCCATCGCCCTTCATCGCTCAAGTGTCTTGTGGGGATTTTCTACATATCTTGGAGGGCAGGGCTGAATGATGTGATCATTACCTCGCTGTGAAATCAACCATACTTCCTAGTCCTTATAAGAGCAAACCTCATCATGGTGGTTCTAAGGGAAATCCCAGCTCACTGCTCCGTAGGAGTTTCAGTTCCCAGAGGCCCACTCTCTACTGTGCTAAACAGCAAGCGAGGATGCTGCACTCACCTCACCCAGTGAACCAAAAGCCTGCCGGAGCCACATTAAGGTAAAACTCAACAGCCAGCTCTTACCACATCCTGATTCTTgaccttcttctctctctcaatttgCAAGTGAGCCAGTGCCCAACGAAGGgtgtcatttaaattttcattaacttCGTCAACCTTTTCGATGTTCTCCTTCAACAAAACATTTTGAATGAGTAATAATAATTCATtccttggggcagctgggtggcatctgggtggcacagtcggtggAGTGTCTGACTCCTGCTTTCGTTTTGGCTCAaggcctgatctcagggttatgggattgacccctgcatcaggctacacactcagcatggagtcagcttgggattctctctctccttctgtcccctaccactcactctttctctctctctcaagtcaatcaatcaatcaatcaatgtttaaaataataataatgataaggaTGATAattcattacttttatttctgttgttagGACACAATTCAGGCAAAGAAGGGGTTCTTACCTTCAATTTAAGAACTTCCTCAGAGAGAAACTTGTGTTCACTCTTAGTTTCTGCAAGATGTTTCTTGCCTTCCCGGATctataaaacatatgaaaaaaggaGACAGAATTCCAAAATAGCATCGTGTTACACAAACCTATCTACTAATGTGTGACTCCTTTCAAAATAGAGAGGCAGTGCTCTACATCTGTGAAGCTTCTCTTGAATCAGGACCATTTCTGGATCACATGAAATAGGTCAATAGGATGAACTACAAGAGGTGGAAGGAaccaaaatgaaatcacaaaaagtatttgaaaaggCACTGATACCTTCAGCTCCCAAAGGGATATTTCCTGAGCAAGCTCCCTGTTTTCTGTCCTAACTCGATGgatcttctcatttatttgttgTAAGGttactaaaaggagaaaaaagaatcgCAAAGATAATTAGCAAAACCAGTGACATTGAACAATCCCAGTGTATGAGCACCAGAGACACATTCTCTGACACTTGGGTGTAACTAACTTGTTAGCATTCCCATTGTGCCCTAAGGAAGCAAGTTTTAGCAGCATTTGAAACCTAAGACAACCTATTTCGGGGAGATtcctacttaaatttttttcaaaaatagagaAACGCCCTCAAATGTCTTCTAAGTTTACTCCCATCTGTAAGCACCAGTCTTGGAAAATGCAAACACTGCAAATGCTGATGTCATCCCCAGATATGTAACAGAAAAATCAAGCATCCTGTCAACTAACATTTCTCTCCTCCAGTGATTAAGGTACAAAAATAGGTCCCTGCAAACAAcccaaaatgaacaaaaccatcCTTTGCTCCTGCTCAGTGCCATGTCCGTTTCCAGATCCTCCTTAGAATTCCACACCAGGAAAGCTCAAAATGGCAATTGAGTGACAACTCCAAGGCCTTCAGTGACTTTCTGCTGCTCACAGATTGCCTGTCATGAACCCTAGGCAGGGGCTCTGGAGGACAAGATCTTTGGAATCAAACACACTTGGGTACAAACTCCACGTTACAGTCTCTGGAGGGCCTGGATACCTCACACTCCCTGGAACACAAGCTTTTCTCATCCCAACATGAGAAGGTTACCCTCTACCCTGACAGGAAAACCACAGTCATGAAGCGCCCTATCACAGATGGATAACACATGGAAGGTCGAGAACACAGACTCCTCTAACTGGCACTTAATTCTCTCATCTTGGggtacctgcgtggctcagtcggttaagtgtctgccttcagcttgggtcatgatcccacattgGGTCATGATTCCACCCTGGGTCCTGGGGTCCCACATCTgggtctgtgctcagtggggtgcatgcttctccccctccctctgccagccactcggtctgcttgtgctctctctgtcaaatgaataaacagaatctttttaaaaataataattctctcATCTTACCTCAAAGTGCAAACTTCTCTTCTAGTGGCCCAATGTGAGCGCTCTCGTGCCCTGAGATCTCTCGTCTCACCACCCCCACTGCTGCACTCACAGGGACGAACACCAGCATTCGAGggtttgctatgtgccaggcagccACCCTGGCCGTCAACAGACAGCACCGCGGAATCACCACAATCCATGAGGCCCGACACGATACATCACGCCCACTGGCACACGTTCCTTTCCACTCATTCTCCCCTGGCAGGAAAGGCTCCCTCCACTTCAGACTCAAAACCATGGTTTAAACCTCTCTTGTGACACACGCTCTGTCTGGCAATATGTGGCTCCTTCTCTAAGTGTAGCCTGCTTGTTAGACTCAAAGAGTGTTTTCTCATCTCGACATTTCACCAGGAGCCAGGTCATGGCAAAGTACTCACTCCAGACCTCAGGCTCCTATCATCGCATGCCTCCTAAACATGTCTCTGCAAAATTACTCTTTCTATTCTCCCTACTCCCATGAAGTATACCTCCTCCTGGTCTCCTAAGAGATGGCAACACCCTCCACATTGTCACTTAGACTCCACATGGGAAAGAGAACGATTTTCAGGAGTTAACAAGTCACTTAGACATCAGAAGTCACCATATTTATCCCTAGTCGAATTATACCCACATCAAACACCGGTACTGAGAATTTATGACAATGAAAACTAAAGCCAAAAAACTTACCTGCGTATTGCCGAGGCTTTATctaagagaggaagaaacaaaatgaagtttGATGTCAAAACGTATTACTAGGAAAAATCTCTAGTTCAGGGCAATACCGAAACAGTCATCCAAGAAAATTACAATAATCATTTTGTTTAGCAGAATGACTTCAcaggattaaaaaagaagacaaaattggAATTTCCTGATTAAGTCATCATAGTTCACAATCCATTTCTGATAAGGAGCACAAAGGTATATAACTTAGTTTTGACCCCCAAATCTATTCACATTCTGTGAAATGAACGTTCAACCTGTTCAATTTTTGACAGCGGACcatgcagacatttaaaaaaatattcattaattcatcattTCCGTAAGTTTAATGCAACCCGATATCCACACTGAGTTCAGAAACGGATTATTATAAGatcctgaaagaaagaaaatggaaggaagggaggaaggaatgtcGGAAGGAAGGCTGGCAGGTGAGCAAAGCTCTGACAAAATTATGCCGTTTTCCTTGTCCAGAAAGCTTCTCTGAACTATTACTAAGGGTTGGCTGTTTGCTGAATTCACACACAGTTATGGCACATCAGGTGCTATGAAGTTTCCCAGACTGCTACAGAGggtcatcaaaaagaaagaaaagccatcgAATGAGAGAAAGAGTGGCACGTGGCGAGAGATGAAGCATAAGCAACAAGAGAAATGACAGCGGATGTTTCAAAAGAGGGGAACCAGGCTATCCAGATCGAGTCACCCTGATAAATTATAGCTTAGTAAACTCTAGGCAAGACCCCGTTTTGACACCATTAACATATTTCCCCGTTCAAAAGTTTTACAGGATGAGGAGAGGCTGAGGCCAGCCCCCAAATCTTGCCGGGATACTAGAATATCACCACGCTATGAACAAGCCAGTCATAATAACGTTGTTAGGGGAAAGTCCATCAGTGGAGGGCAAACAGAAAACCATGGTGATTCCTGTAACTTCACATGTTGCTTAGGAATCTCTGAGTGGCTCTGGCCCTTGACACCCAGCCCCACAGGAAGGGGAAGTGAAGAGACAGATGAGCACACCAAAGACGtcatagttttgttttcctttttttaaaaattttttattgttatgttaatcaccatacattatatcattcgtttttgatgtagtgacccatgattcattgtgcataacacccagtgctccatgcagaacgtgccctctttaatacccatcacctggctaacccatcctcccacccccctcccctctagaaccctcagtttgtttttcagagtccatcgtctctcatggttcatctccccctccgatttccccccccttcattcttcccctcctgctatcttcttcttcttttttcttaacatatattgcatgatttgtttcagaggtacagatctgtgattcaacagtcttgcccaattcacagcgctcaccatagcacatacttgttttccttttgaagGGAAGGTTTCTCCattggcagggagaggggggagattccatttacaaataaactcaaaagatTTCTGTTCTTCTTAGAAAGGTCTGCCTTCAGGTGAAACTATGTCCCCAGAGCCTAACTGGGCCTTTCCCAAAGACTAAGCAATAGAGGTGAGGGGGAAAGTCTCAACTCCAATGCAATCGCCTCCCTGTCTCACCTGGGAGTAAACTCAGTCTAACCCCAGACAGATGAGTAGACAACCTCACCCTCACATCCTATTTACCTCAGTTCCTTTACTAGAACAGGAGATCTAGCTTTCAACACAACCTTACAAGGCATACTAAAGGTAAAAACCACAACAGCAAGCACTAGAATCACACTACCTAAGGCATCTAAGGCAGAGATGATGGCATTGGCAGGCTGGGAATTTCAAGTCCCTTCCATACCTGATATTGGATCTAAGCAAAAAGGGGGCAGTTGGAAGAAGAGATGATGAATGTAAGCAGAGATATGAAACTCTAAGATTTTACCGGGATTCTGGACAACACCGTAACAGAAAtcaagaatgcctttgatgggttCATTAAGAGACTCAACATACCAGAGGAAAGAATCATTGTGCCTAAAGAATTTCTGGTAGaaacttccaaaaagaaaaacaaagacaaatattaaaaagacagCACAGAAAATCCAAGACCAGTGGGACAATTACAAATCGTGTAACACACACAGAATAGGAGCAGCAGGAGAATGGACAGAGAGGTAGTTGAAGCAATAATGACTGAGGATTTTCCTAAATTAATATAgccaccaaaccacagatccaggaagctcaaaaCAAGGAaagcaggataaataccaaaacaaaCACACCAACAACTAACGCCAACGATGCCTAATCCAGAATGTTCAGTCACAGGTgattaaagacaaagaaacaactCTGGAAATCTGGAGCAGGGCTTGGGTGTGGGTggtggaagggggaaggagagcagTAACCCTTACCCAAGAGGAATAAGGATAAGGACTACATCACACTTCAGAAACCTTGCCATCAAGAAGGATGAAATGtttaaagtgttaaaagaaaCATCCAACGGGAAACCTGTGGCCAGTGAAATGATCCTTCAAAACACACTACAGAGTAAGGAAAACCGTCGGGGATAATGATGGGCATTACTTCAACGGTAAAGGTGTCAATTCTCCAAAAGACATAATAATTTCTCATGTGCATGCATTAACAACAGAGTGTCGAAGTACAtgaggcagaaactgaaagaatcgCTGATGGAAACAGATGAATCCCTATTATAAGCTGGGGAATTCAGAATCCTCTATCAGTCATTGACAGATCCAACAGATACAGAAATTCCATGAGAACACAGGTGAACTGAAAAGCATCACCAATCAACTGGATCCATTAACATCTGCAGAATAATCCATTCAACAACCAAAGTAAagacattcttctcaagttcccATGGAACAGTCACTAAGAGAGGCCATATTCGGGGCCATAAGATACATCTGAacaaccaaaggaaaagaaatcacaggaAGTATGTTCTCAGACCACAAATGACTCAAACTACACATCAAGGACTGAAAGATAGCTAGACAATGACCAAaaaatggagattaaacaacacacttctaaagaACACATGGGTTGGAGGGCAggtaggtggagggatggatgaaaagaggtgaagggggttaagcgtacacttattgtgatgagcactgagaaatgtatagaattgctgaatcatgttgtacacctgaaactaatactacactgttgGCCAATTATgcttgaactttaaaaaaaaaagaacatatggaTCACAGAAGGCACTGCAACCCAAATTTAAATCTATTTCAATCTAGATGATCATCAAAATTGATGTATTAGAGGGATATTTCTATTACTGAATGGATATAAAAGGTCCAATGACTAGAAAATTTTCTGCTCATTTATGAAGAACAGTATATATAAGCTACATTAGTATACTTACAGCGAGGATGGTTCTCCAGATATAGATGAGAAAGACACAAACTCCCAAGGGGGCAGTGATAATGGGAAGTTTCCATAGAACTCCAACCCCATCAGGGCCAAGAAGGAAACGGTCAGGTACAACATGGACAAGCTGAAATAACACGTGAGACAATGAGGAATCTCAAAGATTTACAATGTCTCTGTCCCAAACAATCAACTTTACAAACCCTCCACCAGCCTCCCCCAGGTAAGCACACCTCTCAACTGCCTCCCCGTGGAGGAGAAGGAGCACAGAGGGATTACAAAGGAGCAGGGGCAAACTTTGGGGAGTGATGAGTGTGTTTACCATCGTACTGTGCTGATGGGTTTCACTGTGTTTACCTATGTCAAATATCAACAAACTGTATTCTTGAAAAAGATGTTGTGCTcctatatatacattatataacaCTGAAGCTGTAGGAAAAATCTAATACGCCAAtcttaagagattttattttgccTACAAACACATGGCAAATCAATTTTCTATAGCTAACAGAACTTAAGAATTTATAAGCCAACATAAAATAGACAAGATAAGTAAATGTAAACTGGAGGTATTCACGTGGGATGATTCTGCCTCAACACTAGGGTCCTTCCTGACTACTCCCGCTGTGCAGATCCCTCTCTAAGAATCTGGTGTAGCCCGATCTAAAGAAGTCTGCTTATTTCTAGGGTgttccctgtctgtctctctctcctgagggtaagggttttgttttttaaagagtgaaataTTCACACTAGGAACCaggtatttctttatatttggacAATCCTAAGGACATTCAGGAGCTTTTGACTTTGGGGAAATCAACACTCTGTCCACACTGGGCCAAAGAAAGGATAACAACTCATTCACTTCCGGATTACATCAATCCATCAGATTTTCCTGTGACAAACGTCCCAGCAAGATGCGGTCACTTAGTGTCTGCTGGGCTTCTCAGGGCTCCCACGGACCTGGTGGGACACAGAGTCCCTGGGGACAGCCTCCAAGGCCAGAAGGAAAGGGCTGACTCAGAAGTTGTTACAAGTCAACCAACCAGGAAGCACAGAGCACAAAGGACATTTCACTGTTGAACACTCAAGTCCCAACACCAATGCTTAAGATACCACTGTTCCCAGGGCTGCCAAACTTCACAAATATGAACAATGTGCTGACATGAAATCAAAGTATGTAGAAGATGGACCCTAAACATACAAGGCTTGAGGCAGGATCTTCACCGGGCTTCCAGGAGCCAGTCTAATACCCATAGCTCCTATAAATTAGCATTcctgacattttaaaagacaatttgaaTGAGATATAATGTACATATCATACAAGCCCCCTATTTAAGACAAAGAGCTCAATGGCTTTTCATATCTTCTCAAATCCTTCCTTCTTGACACCATAACCCTAGTATTTTCAGGTTTCCATCCTGCCAGAGCTGCTCTTTTTGGACCAAGCAGCACAGACAGGACCCAGAACTTGATGTGGACGGCTGTGGCCACAGCCCCTTCAGGCTGACCGAGAAACCTGCCCTGTGGTCCTCGGTCTTCAGGAAGAACTGCAGTTCTTCTGAAGTTCCCACCAAGAACCCCATGAAAAAACTATTATTTGACCACCATGTGAAAGAACCCAGTAGGAACGAAGACACCACTAGCAGCGTTGAgtcaccgggtggctcagtcagttcagtgacGACGTCTTggtttggctcaagtcatgatctcatggtcctgaggcTGAGCCCCTCTTCAGGCTCTGGACTCACTGCACAgctggcttgggattctctctctccctccccctctgcccttccccccacacctGTGAAGATGCCAGTGAAGTGCCATGTTTACTCACATTTGGGTTTGGGGAACCGGGACACCGCAGCAAGAGCACCAGGAACAACAGCCTCTGCACCTTCATGTCTTGGTCCTTTCAAGGGGTGCTGGGGCGTCAGGGAGGACGTGGAGATGGGGGGTGGAGTGGAGGTAGGGgtgggtggggtagggaggggtgggaaggggtgggaaggggcagggttTTAATGAGGGTTGGGAGCAGGGTAGAAATAGAGGGTGGGATTGGGGAAGGCGTTTGTCAGGAGAAGAAGGGGTCAGCGACGGTGTCAGGCTCAGAGTAAGTACTCGAGGGGAGGTTCAGAAAGGGTAGTAGGTCAGCAGGTTAGTAAATCACTAGGTCAGCAGGAAACAGCAGCAGGTGAAGGGATTGGAGGAGGATACACTTTTCTCCAAGCCTTCCCCTCGTTGAA
Proteins encoded in this window:
- the LOC110582140 gene encoding transport and Golgi organization protein 1 homolog, whose amino-acid sequence is MKVQRLLFLVLLLRCPGSPNPNLVHVVPDRFLLGPDGVGVLWKLPIITAPLGVCVFLIYIWRTILAIKPRQYAVTLQQINEKIHRVRTENRELAQEISLWELKIREGKKHLAETKSEHKFLSEEVLKLKENIEKVDEVNENLNDTLRWALAHLQIEREKKVKNQDVAQDAFEDGEQRAFRAKKRELQERRRLLEDHCNALSSLKTTQEAELKMLRRKVDIVVDFSKQRQAAAEEKVAKTRCDLEATESQLSAAVDNLKGIEEATDKY